One window from the genome of Panthera leo isolate Ple1 chromosome D3, P.leo_Ple1_pat1.1, whole genome shotgun sequence encodes:
- the LOC122203730 gene encoding patched domain-containing protein 3-like, translating to MSLRPCKVAPEAWPEAEAPAEREPRSEARREPTSGPGSELLRASKHESEQFFSGRQEPEMTWASGQLPEPAGAPHSHPVSVRGDSSLPASPSENQVSERPRCHTDCLEAPLSCLFRRLGCEVGAHPWIFLLVPMVLTATLGTGLIYLPKDVEENLEEQYTPIGSPAKAKRRFVQERFTANDSYRFSISRKSTEVNFACIRAVSNTTSLLEPAILSEVSKVDDVIQDLYAMGENGTQIHYNQVCAKHQGLCVSSNPLLYAWQMNRHLDLRNVTFPIYNHTGQPIYLAGTIGGTFLGERMGMNQLLLEAKAMRLLYYLKTEDEEDNEHSKKWLTHFLNQFSNIEKSLVWKRIQVSGG from the coding sequence ATGAGCCTTCGTCCCTGCAAGGTGGCGCCAGAGGCCTGGCCGGAGGCGGAGGCGCCGGCGGAGCGGGAGCCCAGGTCGGAGGCGAGGCGGGAACCCACGTCAGGGCCGGGCTCAGAGCTGCTCCGGGCCTCTAAGCACGAGTCAGAGCAGTTCTTCAGTGGAAGACAGGAACCCGAGATGACCTGGGCTTCGGGGCAGTTGCCAGAGCCCGCTGGGGCGCCCCATTCACATCCGGTGTCAGTGAGGGGGGATTCCTCGCTGCCCGCATCACCGTCGGAAAACCAGGTGTCCGAGAGACCCCGTTGCCACACCGACTGCCTGGaggcgcccctctcctgcctcttccgAAGGCTGGGATGCGAAGTGGGCGCGCACCCCTGGATCTTCCTGCTGGTGCCCATGGTACTGACGGCCACTCTGGGCACCGGTTTGATTTACCTGCCCAAGGATGTAGAAGAAAACCTCGAGGAGCAGTACACCCCAATAGGGAGCCCAGCCAAGGCCAAGCGGCGCTTTGTGCAGGAACGCTTCACTGCCAACGACTCTTACCGCTTCTCCATCTCCAGGAAGAGCACCGAGGTCAATTTCGCTTGTATTCGAGCAGTCTCCAACACCACCTCCCTGCTAGAACCAGCAATCTTATCAGAAGTTAGTAAAGTGGATGACGTGATCCAGGATCTGTATGCGATGGGGGAAAACGGAACCCAGATCCACTACAATCAGGTGTGTGCCAAGCACCAGGGTCTCTGCGTGTCTTCCAACCCACTCCTGTATGCCTGGCAGATGAACAGACACCTCGACCTGAGAAATGTCACTTTCCCAATCTACAACCACACCGGTCAGCCCATCTACCTGGCTGGCACCATTGGAGGAACCTTCTTAGGCGAGAGGATGGGAATGAACCAGTTACTCCTGGAAGCCAAAGCCATGAGGCTGCTCTACTACCTGAAAACTGAGGATGAAGAGGACAATGAGCATAGTAAGAAATGGTTGACCCATTTCCTGAACCAATTTAGCAACATTGAAAAGAGTCTGGTCTGGAAGAGGATCCAGGTATCTGGTGGCTGA